The Methanobrevibacter olleyae genome segment AGGTGAATTGATCACTCATATTAACTCTTTAAATTTAATAGATAGTTTTTTAAATGCGGCACTTGTTGTTTTACAATTTAATACTAATTGTTTAAAGGGGCTTGATCCAAATACATTAATAAGTGATTTTGTTATTGAAAACAATATAGATTTTGATATTAGTTATTATTCAACAGATGTTTCTAAAGAGGAAATTACAGCTATTTTAGAAAAAGATACAGCTATTATAAAGGATATTACAGATACTTTTCCACTTTTAAAAGAGAGGGTTCCTAATATGGAATTATGTAATGGTTCAGCTGTCATTATAGATATTGCAGAAGAAAGAATAGCTTATACAATCACTTCTGCAGGTCAATTATTTAGCGGTGTTAAAGAGACAATAGCTAAACTTCAAGATAATGATATAGATGTATTTATTGCATCAGGAGATAGATCTGCTGCTATTAAAAGGCTTGCTGATATTACTGGAGTACCTGAAGGCCATGCATTTGCAACTGCTAGTACACATAGAAAAGCAGAAATAGTAGCTAATCTTCAAGAAAAAGGTTATAAAGTTATGATGGTTGGAGATGGCCCTAATGATATTTTAGCATTCAAGCAAGCTGATTCTGCCGTACTAACAACAGAGCAAAAAGATGGTGACTTTCCTGATAAATTAAAAAATTATGCTGATTTTGTTATAGGAGATATTTCTGAAGTTCTTCAAATTGATTTCTAAATTTTATTTTTCTATTTATTTTCTTAAACTTATTTTGTTTTATTTTTTAAATTTACACTTAAAATAATACTTTTCTTTTCTTACATGGTTTAGCTATTT includes the following:
- a CDS encoding HAD family hydrolase yields the protein MTKKAIVFDNSGTLIERFRVIKDVSTGELITHINSLNLIDSFLNAALVVLQFNTNCLKGLDPNTLISDFVIENNIDFDISYYSTDVSKEEITAILEKDTAIIKDITDTFPLLKERVPNMELCNGSAVIIDIAEERIAYTITSAGQLFSGVKETIAKLQDNDIDVFIASGDRSAAIKRLADITGVPEGHAFATASTHRKAEIVANLQEKGYKVMMVGDGPNDILAFKQADSAVLTTEQKDGDFPDKLKNYADFVIGDISEVLQIDF